The Microplitis demolitor isolate Queensland-Clemson2020A chromosome 8, iyMicDemo2.1a, whole genome shotgun sequence genome has a segment encoding these proteins:
- the LOC106693811 gene encoding odorant receptor 13a-like, with protein sequence MFPILGLFLASPAIPKVLDIIKPLNETRNLIYLYETEYYVDQDEYYVPILLHAYFTVPLSVGGIVFFDNMLGTFIHHACAMLEILRFALELDASINIAYFIVLGLSLLVLTVTGMTTVIKLHQPDEAIKFGAFTMGAFFHLFYSSFQGQILITQSEKVFNSIYESEWYNLPRYHQNLLNIILLKSIKPFTVSAGKLYILSMDTFSIVLKNAMSFFTVLSSMR encoded by the exons ATGTTTCCAATACTAGGATTGTTTTTGGCATCACCGGCTATACCGAAAGTTTTGGACATTATTAAACCATTGAACGAAACTCGtaatctcatatatttatacgaaaCGGAATATTATGTTGATCAAGATGAATATTACGTCCCCATTCTTTTGCACGCGTATTTTACTGTTCCGTTGTCTGTTGGTGGCATCGTTTTTTTTGACAACATGCTCGGGACATTTATTCATCATGCTTGTGCAATGTTAGAAATACTCag ATTTGCATTGGAATTAGATGCATCTATAAATATTGCTTACTTCATAGTATTGGGGTTAAGTTTATTAGTTCTTACTGTAACTGGTATGACG acagttATAAAACTGCATCAACCTGACGAGGCAATTAAATTTGGGGCATTTACAATGGGCGCATTTTTTCATCTATTTTATAGCAGTTTTCAAGGACAAATACTCATTACACAAAgcgaaaaagtttttaactCTAT ttatgaaTCTGAATGGTATAATCTCCCTCGTTATCACCAAAATCTGCTCAATATTATTctattgaaaagtattaaacCATTCACAGTTAGCGCaggaaaattatatattctatcAATGGATACATTTAGCAtt gtACTCAAAAATGCCATGTCTTTTTTCACTGTATTATCTTCAAtgcgttaa
- the LOC128668485 gene encoding odorant receptor 4-like translates to MFPILGLFLASPAIPKILDIIKPLNETRNLIYLYETEYFVDQDEYYVPILIHTYLTVPLSVGSIVFFDNMLGTFIHHSCAMLEILRFTSELDTSINIAWLIVLGLNLIILTVTGMTTVIKMNEPDEAIKFSAFTMGSLFHLFYNSFQGQILITQSEKVFHAIYESKWYDLPCYHQKLLSIIIMKSVRPNAVTAGKLYILSMDTFSIVLKNAMSFFTVLSSMR, encoded by the exons ATGTTTCCAATACTGGGACTGTTTTTGGCATCACCGGCTATACCTAAAATTTTGGACATTATTAAACCATTGAACGAAACTCGtaatctcatatatttatatgaaacgGAATATTTTGTCGATCAGGATGAATATTACGTTCCAATTCTTATTCATACATACTTGACTGTTCCATTGTCTGTTGGTAGCATCgttttttttgataacatgCTTGGgacatttattcatcattccTGTGCAATGTTAGAAATACTCAG atttacTTCGGAATTGGATACATCCATAAATATAGCATGGCTCATAGTCCTAGgtcttaatttaataatacttacTGTTACTGGGATGACG acggttataaaaatgaatgaaccCGATGAGGCCATTAAATTTAGTGCATTTACAATGGGTTCCCTTTTTCATCTTTTCTACAACAGTTTTCAAGGACAAATACTCATTACACAAagtgaaaaagtttttcacGCCAT TTATGAATCTAAATGGTATGATCTGCCTTGTTATCATCAAAAGCTCCTGagcattataattatgaaaagtGTGAGACCCAACGCCGTTACGGCAGGGAAgttgtatattttatcaatggATACATTTAGTATC gTTCTGAAAAACGCAATGTCCTTCTTCACAGTTTTATCGTCAATGCGTTAG